The following proteins are encoded in a genomic region of Bernardetia sp. MNP-M8:
- a CDS encoding nucleoside recognition domain-containing protein → MALNRIWIGFFLIAFIFAIFQLFNGDIEVFSKITNSTFESAKTGFEISLYLTGAMALWLGIMKIGEQAGAIEVLAKLVSPLFRHLFPEVPKNHGAVGAMLMNFSANMLGLDNAATPLGLKAMEELQSLNPKPETASNAQIMFLVLNTSGLTIIPVSVMVYRAQAGAVNPAEIFVPILIATFFATLAGILAVGIKQKLNLLHPVVIAYLGGLTAFISIITWFFSTLPQEKISLYSSVASNFILFGVMVSFIAWAAFKKVNVYETFIEGAKEGFSIAIKVIPYLVAMLVAIGVFRASGAMDMLISAVSWFISLFGFDTQFVKALPVAIMKPLSGSGARGLMIDAFTTYGVDSFVGKVAATLQGSTDTTFYVLAVYFGAVNIKNTRYAVSCGLIADGVGIIAAILLSYLFFA, encoded by the coding sequence ATGGCTCTTAATCGAATTTGGATAGGTTTTTTTCTCATTGCTTTTATCTTTGCAATCTTTCAGCTTTTTAATGGAGATATAGAAGTTTTCTCTAAGATTACCAATAGCACGTTTGAAAGTGCAAAAACTGGTTTTGAAATTTCTCTTTATCTGACAGGGGCAATGGCTCTGTGGTTAGGAATTATGAAAATAGGTGAGCAAGCTGGAGCAATTGAAGTATTGGCAAAATTGGTTAGTCCACTTTTTAGACATCTTTTTCCAGAAGTTCCCAAAAATCATGGTGCTGTGGGGGCAATGTTAATGAATTTTTCAGCTAATATGTTAGGTTTGGATAATGCAGCTACACCTCTAGGATTAAAAGCAATGGAAGAACTACAATCCCTTAATCCAAAACCTGAAACAGCTAGTAATGCACAAATTATGTTTTTGGTGTTGAATACTTCTGGACTGACTATTATTCCTGTTTCTGTTATGGTATATAGAGCGCAGGCAGGTGCAGTTAATCCTGCTGAAATATTTGTTCCTATATTGATAGCCACTTTTTTTGCTACATTAGCTGGTATTTTGGCTGTCGGAATTAAACAGAAACTCAATCTCTTACACCCTGTCGTTATTGCTTATTTGGGAGGACTTACTGCTTTCATTTCAATCATCACTTGGTTTTTTAGCACATTGCCACAAGAAAAAATTAGTCTGTATTCTTCTGTTGCAAGTAATTTTATTTTATTTGGTGTAATGGTCAGTTTTATTGCTTGGGCTGCTTTTAAGAAAGTAAACGTCTATGAAACCTTTATTGAAGGCGCAAAAGAAGGTTTTTCGATTGCCATAAAAGTAATTCCTTATTTGGTTGCTATGCTTGTGGCTATTGGCGTTTTTCGTGCTTCGGGTGCAATGGACATGCTAATTTCTGCTGTAAGTTGGTTTATTTCTCTTTTTGGTTTTGATACACAATTTGTAAAAGCTCTTCCTGTTGCTATTATGAAGCCTCTTAGTGGAAGTGGTGCAAGAGGACTTATGATTGATGCTTTTACTACTTACGGAGTAGATTCTTTTGTTGGAAAAGTAGCTGCAACACTTCAAGGCTCAACGGATACTACATTTTATGTTTTGGCAGTTTATTTTGGTGCTGTCAATATCAAAAATACAAGATATGCTGTTAGTTGTGGTCTGATTGCCGATGGGGTGGGAATAATTGCTGCTATTCTGCTTAGTTATTTGTTTTTTGCTTAG
- a CDS encoding M3 family metallopeptidase, with translation MESYFEFFYSSPNFEEIDAKSIRYITDKIIRKSDATLAVILGGDTQTFEMKMEKWDELTHKLSSISGIIFLLAHTSSDEKVYKQANQSVQVLQRYGNSLSLNEELYKAIKKYSQSDDARWLKGYKKKFIKETVGEFERNGFALVQQDRDILRTMKDQLSDLSNEFSRNIAEHQDQIIISEDDIEGLPEDYKNRHRMENGMYKITLDSPSYRPFMRYAKNEKYRKELYIKYLNRGNPKNTGVLIKTIALRKQMANLLGYKTYAQYVIEERMAKTPDTVWSFEEELTKKVKPKAEKDYKELLSIAEGKEELQGWETGYYNNILLEKNYNLNSEEVKQYFELNNVFKGIFNICKNLFGIDFIKMYHHSVWHEDVIVYEVRKKNKVVGKMYLDLYPRPNKYSHAACFGLVSGRETERGYQTPHTALVCNFPPSTSDSPSLLSHDQVTTVFHEFGHGLHQLLTQSPLAAFAGTNVARDFVEVPSQLFENWAWDYDILKEFALHHKTGEVLPKELFDKMVAAKNVGSGLFTLQQILYGTFDLTLHDTYDPLVDASPNELFNTLQRQITLTPPVEETDFPSGFGHLMGYAAGYYGYLWAKVYAEDMFSVFEKAGLLNPKVGKMYVDKVLSKGGSEDEMSQIKSFLKREPKQEAFLKSLGL, from the coding sequence ATGGAGTCTTATTTTGAGTTTTTTTATTCTTCCCCCAATTTTGAAGAAATTGATGCCAAAAGCATTCGATATATTACTGACAAAATCATTCGCAAATCTGATGCTACCTTAGCTGTTATTTTGGGAGGCGATACTCAGACTTTCGAAATGAAAATGGAAAAATGGGATGAACTAACCCACAAATTAAGCAGTATTTCAGGAATTATTTTTCTTTTAGCACATACTTCTTCTGATGAAAAGGTATATAAACAAGCCAATCAGAGCGTACAAGTATTGCAAAGATACGGAAACAGTCTTTCCCTTAATGAAGAATTATATAAAGCTATCAAAAAATATAGTCAATCTGATGATGCTCGTTGGCTAAAAGGATATAAAAAGAAGTTTATAAAAGAAACCGTTGGAGAATTCGAACGCAATGGTTTTGCGCTTGTCCAACAAGATAGAGATATATTACGAACCATGAAAGACCAGTTATCTGACCTTTCTAATGAGTTTTCAAGAAATATTGCAGAGCATCAAGATCAGATTATTATTTCAGAAGATGATATAGAAGGACTTCCAGAAGACTACAAAAATCGTCATAGAATGGAAAATGGAATGTATAAAATTACATTAGATTCTCCTTCTTATCGTCCATTTATGCGCTATGCAAAAAATGAAAAATATCGTAAAGAACTATATATAAAATATCTGAATAGAGGAAATCCAAAAAATACAGGAGTTCTTATCAAAACAATAGCTCTACGCAAGCAAATGGCAAACCTATTGGGCTACAAAACCTATGCTCAATATGTCATTGAAGAAAGAATGGCAAAAACGCCTGATACTGTTTGGAGTTTTGAAGAAGAACTAACAAAAAAAGTAAAACCTAAAGCAGAAAAAGACTACAAGGAACTTCTAAGTATAGCAGAAGGAAAAGAAGAGTTACAAGGCTGGGAAACAGGTTATTATAACAATATTCTTTTGGAGAAAAACTACAATCTCAATTCAGAAGAAGTCAAACAATATTTTGAGTTAAACAATGTTTTTAAAGGAATTTTTAATATTTGTAAAAATCTTTTCGGAATTGATTTTATCAAAATGTATCATCATTCTGTTTGGCATGAGGATGTAATTGTATATGAAGTGCGAAAAAAGAATAAAGTTGTTGGAAAAATGTATTTGGATTTGTATCCAAGACCTAATAAATACAGTCATGCAGCTTGTTTTGGTTTGGTTTCAGGTAGAGAGACTGAGAGAGGATACCAAACTCCTCATACAGCATTAGTTTGTAATTTTCCTCCTTCTACGTCTGATTCTCCTTCGCTTCTTTCACACGACCAAGTAACAACTGTTTTTCATGAGTTTGGTCATGGTTTGCATCAGCTTCTTACACAATCTCCTTTAGCAGCATTTGCAGGAACAAATGTAGCGAGAGATTTTGTAGAAGTTCCTTCACAACTTTTCGAAAACTGGGCGTGGGATTATGACATTTTGAAAGAATTTGCACTTCATCACAAAACAGGAGAAGTGTTGCCAAAAGAACTCTTCGATAAGATGGTGGCTGCAAAAAATGTAGGTTCGGGTTTGTTTACTCTTCAACAAATTTTATATGGAACATTTGATCTTACTTTACACGATACGTATGATCCCCTTGTAGATGCATCTCCAAACGAATTATTCAATACACTTCAACGACAAATTACACTTACTCCACCAGTAGAAGAAACTGATTTTCCTTCAGGCTTTGGTCATTTAATGGGCTATGCAGCAGGATATTATGGCTATCTATGGGCAAAAGTATATGCTGAAGACATGTTTTCTGTATTTGAAAAGGCAGGATTATTAAATCCAAAAGTAGGTAAAATGTATGTAGATAAAGTCCTTTCTAAAGGTGGAAGTGAAGATGAAATGAGCCAAATTAAGAGTTTTCTAAAAAGAGAGCCAAAACAAGAAGCCTTTCTAAAATCACTCGGTTTATAG